TCCCGTTCAGCCAGTCCATCGGTCGTGCAGGACTGCTCAACATCGCTCGATCCATTTCCCTCGGGGATTCCGGCGTCGTCCACAAGGTTGCTACATTTACATTCACAAGACATTCACTTGACATGCATTCACCTCACACTGTTCAAACTATTGTCATTATACTATTTTTTCCGTATAAACGGGCGCTTTTTGCGCAAGAAAAAAAGACCGCTGTTGCGGTCTATGAGCGTTTGCCCTGAATCACTTGACTTCGTTCTTCCATTTGCGGCGGTTTTTCCATCCAGCCGTTTTCGATCATCAGCTTGCCGCCTTTTTTTGCGTAATTGAAAATGTTGCGCGACAAATTAGCCATTTTTAACGGCAAATCGCTTCTTAAACTAAACGAAGTGCCGAGCGCGTTGCTCGTGAGACCGAAACTGCTGAGCAAACTCGTGTTGTACATCATTAACTTGTTTGAAAATGGCGCGATCGTCGACCGTGTGGCCTTTCCCGCCCACGTAGCAGGTGTTTGTATGTCGCTTTGCAACAATAATCCACCCAACTCGGTAACGATTTTTTTCGCCAATTCTTTCCCTTCAAAGAAATAGTTACGTACTTGTTCGTGGTCTGTGACTTGGCTGAACCCCGTCATTAATTGCATGCCCATCACATTTGACTCGATCGATTGATAAATAAGAGCGACTTCGACCACGTTAAGAGTCCGTTTGTCGTTGAAAAGACTGAACCCGCTCATATAAGTTTTATCCTTCACAAATTGGTTTTCCGAAGGAATGTCGACATAAGGGGAACGAGCAAGCACTCCTTTGTCAAGCAGAAGCTGCGTCGTCTTTTTATACATTTCTTCAGCTTCTCTGGTGAATTTTTTGAATAAATCGATGATATCTTCCCTGTAACTGACTGTTGTGTAAAGCGCATGCAATCCTGTCGCAACTTTCGACATCGTTCGCAAGTACATGATGTCAAACATGTGATCAAATAGCGGAGGGGCATCCAAATGAACGTCCAATTCCGTGAAACCGACCGGCACCGGCGCTCCCTCGCGGCGAAGAATCGTTGAAATCGTTTCGACGTCTTGTTTCTCGACAGTGTATCTTTCCGTCATGAGTCGCTTGCTCTCTTGTTCGTCGACGTGAGTT
This is a stretch of genomic DNA from Bacillales bacterium. It encodes these proteins:
- a CDS encoding DUF3231 family protein; its protein translation is MTTEKNHPICSSEYAALWMIYEKKTMVARVLEYFLTHVDEQESKRLMTERYTVEKQDVETISTILRREGAPVPVGFTELDVHLDAPPLFDHMFDIMYLRTMSKVATGLHALYTTVSYREDIIDLFKKFTREAEEMYKKTTQLLLDKGVLARSPYVDIPSENQFVKDKTYMSGFSLFNDKRTLNVVEVALIYQSIESNVMGMQLMTGFSQVTDHEQVRNYFFEGKELAKKIVTELGGLLLQSDIQTPATWAGKATRSTIAPFSNKLMMYNTSLLSSFGLTSNALGTSFSLRSDLPLKMANLSRNIFNYAKKGGKLMIENGWMEKPPQMEERSQVIQGKRS